CGTGATCTTATTAAGCTTTATGCTCAACGTAAAGCAAAAGAGGGATATGCCTTTATGCCGGACACTTATTTGCAAAACGAACTGGAGGCCTCATTTATTTATGAAGACACCCCGGATCAGGAAAAGGCAACTGCCGACCTGAAAAAGGACATGGAAGCACCTCATCCCATGGACCGCTTAATTTGTGGAGATGTTGGGTTTGGTAAAACCGAAGTTGCCATACGCGCTGCATTTAAAGCCGTTACCGATAGCAAGCAAGTTGCAGTATTAGTGCCAACCACCATTTTAGCCTCGCAGCACTTCCGAACATTCCGCGAACGGTTAAAAGATTTTCCATGTACTATCGATTATATTAATCGATTTAAATCAAGTAAACAGATTAAAGAAACTCTTAAAAAACTTGAAGAAGGCACAGTTGATATCATTATCGGAACTCATCGTTTGGTAAGCAAAGATGTTAAGTTTAAAGACTTAGGACTGCTTATCATTGATGAAGAACAAAAATTTGGGGTTACAGTAAAGGAAAAACTAAAATCATTTCGTGTAAATGTTGACACACTAACGCTAACAGCAACACCAATTCCGCGCACGTTGCATTTCTCCTTAATGGGAGCACGAGATTTGTCAATTATCAGCACCCCCCCTCCAAACCGCCAACCGGTAATAACTGAACTGCATGTATTCAACGAAAAAATCATTAAAGATGCAGTTGAATTTGAAGTTGACAGAGGTGGTCAAATTTTCTTTGTACATAATCGCGTAAGTGATATACATGATGTTGCAGGTTTAATCAAAAGGCTTTGTCCTGGGGTAAAAGTCTGTGTGGGTCATGGCCAAATGGAAGGAGATGAACTGGAAGATGTTATGTCGGATTTTATTGAAGGCAAGTTTGATGTTTTGGTTGCTACGACCATTATAGAAGCCGGCTTAGATATTTCTAACGCTAACACCATTTTTATTAACCAGGCTCATAATTTCGGACTAAGCGATTTGCACCAAATGCGGGGGCGGGTAGGTCGTTCTAACAAAAAAGCATTTTGTTATTTATTAAGTCCTCCATTATCAGTTTTAACGGCTGAGGCACGCAAGCGGCTAAGTGCCATTGAAGAATTTTCAGATTTGGGTAGTGGTTTCAATGTAGCCATGCGAGATTTGGATATCCGTGGCGCAGGTAATCTTCTAGGTTCTGAACAAAGCGGTTTCATTGCCGAAATTGGGTACGAAATGTATCATAAAATTCTCGATGAAGCCATTCAGGAATTAAAAGAAGAAGAATTCAGCGACTTGTTTAAGGATGAAAAGCCTCGCCCTTTTGTAAATTTCACCACTATTGATACAGACCTTGAATTACTAATCCCTGATGAATATGTGAGCAGTGTTCAAGAGCGTTATAACCTCTATAATGAGTTAAGCAGGGTTGAAGATGAGTCACAACTTAAAACTTTTGCAACTCAACTTCACGATCGGTTTGGGGCACTTCCTCGTCAGGTAAAAGAACTACTTAACACAATGCGCTTGCAATGGCTGGCTAAAGAAATTGGATTCGAAAAACTAATGATAAAGAATAAATCGCTTAGAGGTTTCTTTATCTCCAACCAGCAATCTCCTTATTTTGAGTCGGATCGTTTCACTATGGTTCTCAATTATGTTCAAGCGAATCAACGCAATAGTAGATTGAAAGAGGGTAAAAACACCTTATCGTTAACCGTCGATAATGTTCTCAACATTGAACAAGCGATTGAAATATTAAATAGGTTGGCTGGTATCGAAATAACCTCGTAGACCAATTGGAGATACAATCTTTTTACACAAGTCTCGTTTTATTGCTACAAAAAGACTGCGCTTTATTCAACCTAAAACTTTATTCTTGCATCTTATTGCATGATCTCCTGCATTAAGGGTAACTTATTTGTTCCTTTATTTAACTAGATTATAATTATTCGTATTTTAAAAAGATATTTCTTCGCTATTATGAACAAGAAACTTTCATATTCATTATTGTTGTTGCTGAGTTCTTCGGCAGCATTTGCACAAACACTTCCCCAAGCACCTGAAAACTGGTTCAACCTTGATCCTAAAAAGGATAAAGTACAAGGAGTAAGTACAGAAAAAACTTACAAAGAATTATTAAAAGGAAAAAAATACCAAACAACCTTAGTTGCAGTAATTGATGGAGGGGTTGACACTACTCACGAAGACTTAAAGTCCGTACTTTGGAAGAACAAAAAGGAAATTGCCGGCAATGGTGTTGATGATGATAAAAACGGATATGTAGATGATGTTTACGGCTGGAATTTTATTGGAGGAAAAGATGGCCGAAATATTAATCACGAAACGATGGAGCTTACACGCCTATATGCTCCGCTAGAGACCAAATACAAAGATGCTGTGCCTACTTCTGATGTAGCTAAAAACGCAGAATATGAGAAATATTTGAAGTTGAAAAAGGCTTACGATAAAGAGTTCAACGAAACCAAACAACGTTACGACACCTATACTGGATTTT
Above is a window of Solitalea lacus DNA encoding:
- the mfd gene encoding transcription-repair coupling factor; the encoded protein is MQTIQEIISLYQNDQRLQQLVSSLQLSNQRLHIKGLVGSADAMIAIAARALTEQPFVFVLPTYEEAVYFLNDLENLSEHKGLLFPASYRKAFEFIQADSGNVLLRAEVLNEIKSKTRASKLIVTYPEALAEKVISRETLEKNTLDIVKGDKLSIDFINEFLHEYAFERVDFVYEAGQYSIRGGIVDIFSFSHDLPYRVEFFGDEIESIRTFSPEDQLSVSKMERITIVPNVQSKLLTDNNTSFLDYIEENSVLWFKDVTFTYEIIEKGVKKAKDLYKALPDEEKAIHTEWMDPKYLFEESKDTKRNVDRHSVIEFGKQFSYQSTETFHFDLRPQPSFNKDFTLLQHNLNENLADNIRNFIFADSSKQIERLYAIFADIPKEKTAKPVNDETPFTPIHLSIHEGFIDRELKVACYTDHQIFDRYYKYKARKTYTQSQSITLKELRELKPGDFVTHIDHGIGKYAGLQKIEVNGQVQESIRLVYADNDLLYVNINSLNRISKYTGKDGTIPKLNKLGTDAWDKLKKNTKKKVKDIARDLIKLYAQRKAKEGYAFMPDTYLQNELEASFIYEDTPDQEKATADLKKDMEAPHPMDRLICGDVGFGKTEVAIRAAFKAVTDSKQVAVLVPTTILASQHFRTFRERLKDFPCTIDYINRFKSSKQIKETLKKLEEGTVDIIIGTHRLVSKDVKFKDLGLLIIDEEQKFGVTVKEKLKSFRVNVDTLTLTATPIPRTLHFSLMGARDLSIISTPPPNRQPVITELHVFNEKIIKDAVEFEVDRGGQIFFVHNRVSDIHDVAGLIKRLCPGVKVCVGHGQMEGDELEDVMSDFIEGKFDVLVATTIIEAGLDISNANTIFINQAHNFGLSDLHQMRGRVGRSNKKAFCYLLSPPLSVLTAEARKRLSAIEEFSDLGSGFNVAMRDLDIRGAGNLLGSEQSGFIAEIGYEMYHKILDEAIQELKEEEFSDLFKDEKPRPFVNFTTIDTDLELLIPDEYVSSVQERYNLYNELSRVEDESQLKTFATQLHDRFGALPRQVKELLNTMRLQWLAKEIGFEKLMIKNKSLRGFFISNQQSPYFESDRFTMVLNYVQANQRNSRLKEGKNTLSLTVDNVLNIEQAIEILNRLAGIEITS